In a genomic window of Streptomyces sp. NBC_01231:
- a CDS encoding protein kinase family protein, translated as MPSTTRLTAHADLATSLAFHSDRELADLVASGTPAGAGIGGRSTLLEVDGTRVFVKRVPLTDIERRPDHVRSTANLFDLPAFCHYGIGAVGSPGFGAWRELAVHEMTTNWVLSGRFPGFPLLHHWRVLPDTPQPLPDELVDVERAVAYWGGSPGMRKRIEGRRTATASLTLFLEYMPYTLHDWFAARLRTDQADSACALVERDLDAVTGFLHQQGLLHLDAHFGNILTDGNRLCLTDYGLSLSSRFQLAADESDFFDRHRSYDRAYAFSYLVHWLVVDQYGLGRDEREEFIRACADGKRPEGIPRAAAELISRYARLAVLVGDFNRRFERESRHTLYPGDQLLRTMSSSRPTIVGSSGK; from the coding sequence ATGCCGTCCACCACACGCCTCACCGCCCACGCCGACCTCGCCACCTCACTCGCCTTCCACAGCGACCGCGAACTGGCGGACCTGGTGGCTTCGGGCACACCGGCCGGTGCCGGGATCGGCGGACGGTCGACGCTCCTGGAGGTCGACGGCACACGGGTCTTCGTGAAGCGGGTGCCCCTCACCGACATTGAGCGCCGCCCGGACCACGTCCGCTCCACCGCCAACCTCTTCGACCTGCCGGCCTTCTGCCACTACGGCATCGGAGCCGTCGGCAGCCCCGGCTTCGGTGCCTGGCGCGAACTCGCCGTGCACGAGATGACGACCAACTGGGTGCTGTCCGGCCGTTTCCCCGGCTTTCCCCTCCTGCACCACTGGAGGGTCCTGCCCGACACACCCCAACCGCTTCCCGACGAACTCGTCGACGTGGAACGGGCCGTGGCCTACTGGGGCGGATCACCGGGGATGCGTAAGCGCATCGAGGGCCGGCGCACGGCGACCGCGAGTCTGACGCTGTTCCTGGAGTACATGCCGTACACCCTCCACGACTGGTTCGCGGCCCGGCTCCGCACGGACCAGGCCGACTCCGCCTGCGCCCTCGTGGAGCGGGACCTCGACGCCGTCACCGGGTTCCTGCACCAGCAAGGGCTCCTGCACCTCGACGCCCACTTCGGCAACATCCTCACCGACGGGAACCGGCTCTGTCTGACCGACTACGGCCTGTCGCTCTCGTCCCGCTTCCAACTCGCCGCGGACGAGAGCGACTTCTTCGACCGGCATCGTTCCTACGACCGTGCCTACGCCTTCTCCTACCTCGTCCACTGGCTGGTCGTCGACCAGTACGGCCTCGGCAGGGACGAGCGCGAGGAGTTCATCCGCGCCTGCGCCGACGGCAAGCGACCCGAGGGCATCCCGCGGGCCGCCGCCGAGCTCATCTCCCGATACGCCCGACTCGCCGTACTGGTGGGCGACTTCAACCGGCGGTTCGAGCGGGAGAGCAGACACACGCTCTACCCGGGTGATCAGCTGCTGAGGACGATGTCCTCCTCGCGTCCCACGATCGTCGGCTCCTCGGGGAAGTGA
- a CDS encoding ABC transporter permease: MLRYLVRRLLAAAMILLVITAITFVIFYALPSNPALLACGKTCSPSRLTEIRHSLGLDQSFVTQFWEFFKGLFVGRDYGDQSVRVHCGAPCLGLSFQTDTPVLTTLLDDFPADLSLGLGAAVVFLVLGVGLGMVAAVRRGRAADKAAVGLALVGVSVQIYFIGLLLLFLFVDKWQVLPASGYTPITQDPSAWFQGLILPWATLVIVYLAMYTRLTRSSMLEVFAEDYMRTARAKGLPAGKVVLKHGLRAAITPIITIFGMDVGSLIGGSAVITESVFGINGVGKLAVDSVQNSDLPVILGTTLFAATFVVIANVVVDVVYGLVDPRVRLA; the protein is encoded by the coding sequence ATGCTGCGCTACCTCGTCCGACGCCTGCTGGCAGCGGCCATGATCCTGCTGGTGATCACCGCGATCACCTTCGTCATCTTCTACGCGCTGCCCTCCAACCCCGCGCTCCTGGCCTGCGGGAAGACCTGTTCGCCGTCCCGGCTGACGGAGATCAGGCACTCCCTGGGCCTCGACCAGAGTTTCGTCACCCAGTTCTGGGAGTTCTTCAAGGGGCTCTTCGTCGGCCGTGACTACGGCGACCAGAGCGTGCGCGTGCACTGCGGCGCGCCCTGTCTCGGCCTCTCCTTCCAGACCGACACACCGGTCCTCACCACCCTGCTGGACGACTTCCCGGCGGACCTCTCGCTCGGTCTCGGCGCCGCGGTGGTCTTCCTGGTCCTGGGCGTCGGCCTCGGCATGGTGGCCGCGGTCCGCAGGGGCCGGGCCGCCGACAAGGCAGCGGTGGGACTGGCGCTGGTCGGCGTCTCCGTGCAGATCTACTTCATCGGTCTGCTGCTGCTGTTCCTGTTCGTCGACAAGTGGCAGGTCCTGCCCGCGTCCGGCTACACGCCCATCACCCAGGATCCGTCCGCCTGGTTCCAGGGGCTCATCCTCCCCTGGGCCACGCTGGTCATCGTCTACCTCGCGATGTACACCCGGCTCACCCGCTCCTCCATGCTGGAGGTCTTCGCCGAGGACTACATGCGCACCGCCCGCGCCAAGGGGCTGCCGGCCGGCAAGGTCGTCCTCAAACACGGGCTGCGGGCCGCGATCACCCCGATCATCACCATCTTCGGCATGGACGTCGGCTCCCTGATCGGCGGCTCCGCGGTGATCACCGAGTCGGTGTTCGGCATCAACGGTGTCGGCAAGCTGGCGGTGGACTCGGTGCAGAACTCCGACCTGCCGGTCATCCTCGGCACCACGCTCTTCGCCGCCACGTTCGTGGTGATCGCCAACGTGGTCGTCGACGTCGTGTACGGCCTCGTCGACCCCCGTGTACGCCTCGCCTGA
- a CDS encoding dipeptide ABC transporter ATP-binding protein, whose translation MSTTEPLPAEQGVPAVAPPGGENLLEVTGLHKHFPIRHGIVFQRQIGAVHAVDGVDFTVGAGRSLGLVGESGCGKSTTGRLVTRLLEPTAGTVVFDGEDITHTPVTRMKEARRNLQMIFQDPYSSLNPRHTVGTIVETPMRLNGINPPQGHRRRVQELLETVGLNPEHYNRYPNEFSGGQRQRIGIARALALRPKLIVADEPVSALDVSIQAQIVNLLQDLQREFGIAFVFIAHDLAVVRHFCERVAVMYLGKIVEVADRQSLYTRPRHPYTHALLSAVPEADPDGIRRRERIRLAGDVPSPVDPPSGCRFRTRCWKARDRCATEEPPLVRVEGNPEGHLTACHFPEEPTIVGREEDIVLSS comes from the coding sequence GTGAGCACCACCGAGCCCCTTCCCGCAGAGCAGGGCGTTCCCGCCGTGGCGCCACCGGGTGGCGAGAACCTGCTCGAAGTAACCGGTCTGCACAAGCACTTCCCCATCCGGCACGGCATCGTGTTCCAGCGCCAGATCGGTGCCGTGCACGCCGTCGACGGCGTCGACTTCACGGTCGGGGCCGGTCGGTCGCTCGGGCTGGTCGGGGAGTCCGGCTGCGGCAAGTCGACCACGGGCCGTCTGGTCACGCGGCTGCTGGAACCGACCGCCGGCACCGTCGTGTTCGACGGCGAGGACATCACCCACACACCCGTGACCCGGATGAAGGAGGCCCGCCGCAACCTCCAGATGATCTTCCAGGACCCGTACTCCTCGCTGAACCCACGGCACACGGTCGGCACCATCGTGGAGACGCCGATGCGGCTCAACGGGATCAACCCGCCCCAGGGCCACCGGCGGCGGGTCCAGGAACTGCTGGAGACGGTGGGCCTCAACCCCGAGCACTACAACCGCTACCCCAACGAGTTCTCCGGCGGGCAGCGTCAGCGCATCGGCATCGCCCGCGCCCTCGCGCTCAGGCCCAAGCTCATCGTGGCCGACGAACCGGTGTCGGCGCTGGACGTGTCCATCCAGGCGCAGATCGTCAACCTGCTCCAGGACCTCCAGCGGGAGTTCGGCATCGCGTTCGTCTTCATCGCCCACGACCTCGCGGTCGTACGCCACTTCTGCGAGCGCGTCGCGGTGATGTACCTCGGCAAGATCGTCGAGGTCGCCGACCGGCAGTCGCTCTACACCCGGCCCCGGCACCCGTACACCCATGCGCTGCTGTCCGCCGTCCCGGAGGCCGACCCGGACGGCATCCGGCGCCGGGAACGCATCCGGCTGGCGGGGGACGTTCCCTCACCGGTCGATCCGCCCTCCGGCTGCCGGTTCCGTACCCGCTGCTGGAAGGCGCGGGACCGGTGCGCGACCGAGGAGCCGCCGCTGGTCCGTGTCGAGGGGAACCCCGAGGGCCATCTGACCGCCTGTCACTTCCCCGAGGAGCCGACGATCGTGGGACGCGAGGAGGACATCGTCCTCAGCAGCTGA
- a CDS encoding ABC transporter ATP-binding protein, producing MSLQTSPQPADLAPAPESFLDVRDLRVHFPTEDGVVKSVDGVSFTLEKGRTLGIVGESGSGKSVTSLALLGLHKGTRAQVSGEIRLEGRELVALPEHEMRGLRGRTVSMIFQDPLSALHPYFTVGAQIAEAYQVHHKVSRKEARDRAVEMLKRVGIPQPERRAKDYPHQFSGGMRQRAMIAMALVCDPELLIADEPTTALDVTVQAQILDLIRDLQEEFGSAVILITHDLGVVADIADDILVMYGGRRIEYGTVRDVLRHPEHPYTWGLLESMPQITGDVDRRLNPIAGSPPSLINPPGGCAFHPRCTYKGWVGDGRCSVQRPELLTVSGTDRHLAACHLTPQTKDEIRGRRAAGAAQ from the coding sequence GTGTCCCTGCAGACCTCTCCCCAGCCCGCGGACCTCGCGCCCGCCCCCGAATCCTTCCTCGACGTACGGGACCTGAGGGTGCACTTCCCCACCGAGGACGGCGTCGTCAAGTCCGTGGACGGTGTCTCCTTCACGCTGGAGAAGGGCCGCACCCTCGGTATCGTCGGCGAGTCCGGCTCGGGAAAGTCGGTGACCTCGCTGGCCCTGCTCGGCCTGCACAAGGGCACGCGTGCCCAGGTCTCCGGTGAGATCCGGCTGGAGGGCCGGGAGCTGGTCGCCCTGCCGGAGCACGAGATGCGCGGGTTGCGCGGCCGGACGGTCTCCATGATCTTCCAGGACCCGCTGTCCGCCCTGCACCCGTACTTCACCGTCGGCGCCCAGATCGCCGAGGCCTACCAGGTGCACCACAAGGTCTCCAGGAAGGAGGCCAGGGACCGCGCGGTCGAGATGCTGAAGCGGGTCGGCATCCCGCAGCCCGAGCGGCGGGCGAAGGACTATCCGCACCAGTTCTCGGGCGGTATGCGGCAACGCGCCATGATCGCCATGGCGCTGGTCTGCGACCCCGAACTGCTCATCGCCGACGAGCCCACCACGGCCCTCGACGTCACCGTCCAGGCGCAGATCCTGGACCTGATCCGCGACCTCCAGGAGGAGTTCGGCTCCGCCGTCATCCTCATCACGCACGACCTCGGTGTGGTGGCCGACATCGCCGACGACATCCTGGTGATGTACGGCGGCCGACGCATCGAGTACGGCACAGTCCGGGACGTGCTCAGACATCCCGAACACCCCTACACCTGGGGTCTGTTGGAGTCGATGCCGCAGATCACCGGCGACGTGGACCGCCGACTGAACCCGATCGCGGGCTCACCGCCGAGCCTGATCAACCCGCCGGGCGGCTGCGCCTTCCATCCCCGCTGCACCTACAAGGGCTGGGTGGGCGACGGGCGTTGCTCGGTTCAGCGCCCCGAACTGCTGACCGTCTCCGGAACCGACCGGCACCTCGCCGCCTGTCACCTCACTCCGCAGACCAAGGACGAGATCCGCGGCCGCCGGGCCGCCGGGGCCGCGCAGTGA